In the genome of Palaemon carinicauda isolate YSFRI2023 chromosome 13, ASM3689809v2, whole genome shotgun sequence, one region contains:
- the LOC137651842 gene encoding uncharacterized protein — protein MGKKEEGRGGWMEEEDGWERRMDGREGWMGEKDGWERRMDGRGGWIGEEDEWKRRRMGDKEDGRGGWMGEKEDGREGWMGENEDWREGGSERRRMGENEDVREGWMREKDGREGGWERRMDGREGWMGEKEEERRMDGRNEEERDV, from the coding sequence ATGGGAAAGAAGGAGGAAGGGAGAGGAGGATGGATGGAAGAGGAGGATGGATGGGAGAGGAGGATGGATGGGAGAGAAGGATGGATGGGAGAGAAGGATGGATGGGAGAGGAGGATGGATGGGAGAGGAGGTTGGATAGGAGAGGAGGATGAATGGAAGAGAAGGCGGATGGGAGATAAGGAGGATGGGAGAGGAGGATGGATGGGAGAGAAGGAGGATGGGAGAGAAGGATGGATGGGAGAGAATGAGGATTGGAGAGAAGGAGGAAGTGAGAGGAGGAGGATGGGAGAGAATGAGGATGTGAGAGAAGGATGGATGAGAGAGAAGGATGGGAGAGAAGGAGGATGGGAGAGAAGGATGGATGGGAGAGAAGGATGGAtgggagagaaggaggaggagaggaggatggATGGGAGGAATGAGGAGGAAAGGGATGTGTAG